CGTCGCCGTGACCCTCGGCGTGCAGGTCATGGACGCCCGCAAGCCCGGGGCCGTGGTGGTCGGGCTGCACGTCCCCGGGCCGGCGCAGCAGGCGGGCCTGGTGCGCGGCGACGTCCTGCTGAACTTCGGCACGACCCGCATCGACACGGCCGCCGACCTGGCGCGAGCCGTCGCCCGGGCCCGTCCGGGCCGGGAGGTGAAGCTGACGGTGCGGCACCGCAGCGGCGGCTACCGGCAGCTGACGGTCGTCCCCGCCGTCGTCACGTGACCACGCGGAAGTGGCTCGTGAGCCGCCCCGCGTCGTCCAGGACGTGGAAGGCCAGCCCGGGCGGCGCCTCCCGGTCCGCGGCCTGCTCGCCCTCCCAGGGCAGCCGCAGCGTCCAGGTCACACCGGGTCCGACGACCAGCGGCCGGCCCGCGAACGAGCCGGCGGCGGGGGTGTGCCCGTGGCCGGTGACCAGCCCGGCGATCTCGGGCCGGCGCTCCAGCAGCCCGGCCAGCCGGCCGGGGTCCCGCAGCGGGTAGGCGTCGGGCAGGGGGTGGTGCAGCGCGACCGGCGGGTGGTGGAAGGCGAGCAGGGCCGGAAGGCTGCCGTCGAGTTCGTCGAGGGTCGTCTCGATCCAGTCGTACGTCGCCGCGTCCAGCTCCCCGTCGTCGCGGCCGGGGACGCTGGAGTCGCACATCAGCACGGCACCGTCGTCGAAGACCTGCACACTGTTGACCGGCTCCTCGGTCCCCGGCAGCCCCAGCAGCCCCTTGCGGTAGGGCGCGCGGCTGTCGTGGTTGCCCGGGCAGGTGAGCACCGGGAACGGCGCGTCGCCCTCGCGCAGCCCCAGGACGCGGGCGGCCTCCTCGTACTCCGGTTCCGTGCCGTGGTCCGCGATGTCGCCCGTCACC
This genomic stretch from Streptomyces sp. Go-475 harbors:
- a CDS encoding phosphodiesterase, which encodes MLVLAHISDLHLDGSARATERAERVRDRLWELPGQVDALLVTGDIADHGTEPEYEEAARVLGLREGDAPFPVLTCPGNHDSRAPYRKGLLGLPGTEEPVNSVQVFDDGAVLMCDSSVPGRDDGELDAATYDWIETTLDELDGSLPALLAFHHPPVALHHPLPDAYPLRDPGRLAGLLERRPEIAGLVTGHGHTPAAGSFAGRPLVVGPGVTWTLRLPWEGEQAADREAPPGLAFHVLDDAGRLTSHFRVVT